From the genome of Desulfuromonas sp., one region includes:
- a CDS encoding rubredoxin, translating into MEKYRCIICDYIYDPEEGDPGNGIDPGTAFEDIPDDWVCPLCGADKSNFEPV; encoded by the coding sequence ATGGAAAAGTATCGCTGCATTATCTGTGACTATATTTACGACCCAGAAGAGGGTGATCCGGGCAACGGCATCGATCCTGGAACCGCATTCGAAGATATTCCTGATGACTGGGTCTGTCCCCTCTGCGGTGCCGACAAGAGCAATTTCGAACCGGTGTAA
- a CDS encoding RluA family pseudouridine synthase: MDQIRCFTFERGNSPQRLDQFLADCLPDLSRSHIKKLIEEGQILCDGASVKAGSKLRGGEEIQIEIPPPEPIEALPEDIPLDILFEDPYLIVINKPAGMVVHPAPGHGSGTLVNALLHHCRDLSGIGGSLRPGIVHRLDKDTSGVMVVTKDDATHQGLARQFKEHTISRRYVALVFGHVQNATGTVDKPIGRHPQERKKMSGASRAGRRAVTHWEVLQRFDRDRLTYIELTLETGRTHQIRVHLSEMNLPVVGDPVYGGQKKSNAIGDSGLRSLIQGLKRQALHARLLGFVHPVTGERVEFSSPLPNDMAAILTYLNNKYDADPGHQAMD; this comes from the coding sequence ATGGACCAGATCCGGTGTTTTACTTTTGAACGGGGCAATTCGCCTCAGCGTCTGGATCAGTTTCTCGCCGATTGTCTGCCGGATCTGAGCCGCTCCCATATAAAAAAACTGATTGAAGAAGGGCAGATCCTTTGCGACGGGGCGTCTGTCAAGGCGGGCAGCAAGCTCAGGGGCGGCGAAGAAATTCAGATTGAGATTCCGCCGCCTGAACCGATTGAAGCACTTCCGGAAGACATCCCTCTCGATATCCTTTTTGAAGACCCGTATCTGATTGTTATTAATAAACCGGCCGGTATGGTCGTTCATCCGGCACCCGGACACGGTAGCGGTACTCTGGTCAATGCCCTGCTGCATCATTGCCGCGACCTCTCCGGAATCGGTGGTAGCCTGCGGCCGGGGATCGTGCATCGGCTTGACAAGGACACTTCGGGTGTCATGGTTGTGACCAAGGATGATGCGACGCATCAGGGTTTGGCCAGGCAATTCAAGGAACATACGATCTCGCGCCGCTATGTGGCGTTAGTTTTCGGCCATGTCCAGAATGCAACCGGGACAGTCGATAAACCGATCGGTCGACATCCGCAGGAGCGTAAAAAAATGAGCGGAGCGAGTCGCGCCGGCCGTCGGGCCGTAACCCACTGGGAGGTTCTGCAACGATTCGACCGGGATCGCCTCACATATATCGAGCTGACCCTCGAAACGGGCCGAACCCACCAGATCCGGGTTCATCTTTCCGAGATGAATCTGCCGGTCGTCGGCGATCCGGTTTACGGTGGCCAGAAGAAAAGCAACGCAATCGGCGACAGTGGATTGCGCAGTCTCATTCAGGGATTGAAACGACAGGCGCTGCACGCGCGGCTGCTTGGCTTTGTCCATCCGGTCACCGGCGAACGGGTTGAGTTCAGTTCGCCACTGCCGAACGATATGGCCGCCATACTCACTTATCTCAACAATAAATACGATGCTGATCCCGGGCATCAGGCAATGGATTAA
- a CDS encoding peptidoglycan editing factor PgeF, whose translation MKNGKKGKISYLQPDWSGRNIEAGFSTRNGGVSRPPYNSLNLGFGTDDPKHNVEANRTALTRAFGLDPNLLLTVRQVHGTDILIVDDENPDLSHFQKVESDAIITDQPGIMIGILVADCYPVLIHDPVRQVAAAIHAGWRGAAAGLIGLTIKAMQSHFSCIPADMMVAIGPGIGAHKYLVDRPVRDAFRDGSGFWEAISSESSLGQWQLDIGQSCRIQLEAAGIIGANIDVVRECTCCHRELFFSHRRDQGVTGRQLGFVMLT comes from the coding sequence ATGAAAAACGGAAAAAAAGGAAAAATATCCTATCTTCAACCCGATTGGAGCGGTCGGAACATAGAGGCCGGCTTCTCGACCCGCAATGGCGGCGTCAGCCGGCCGCCTTACAATTCACTCAATCTCGGCTTCGGGACCGATGATCCGAAACATAATGTCGAAGCAAACCGAACCGCCCTGACCCGGGCCTTTGGCCTCGATCCGAATCTGTTACTGACGGTGCGGCAGGTTCATGGAACCGATATCCTCATCGTTGATGATGAAAACCCTGATCTGAGCCATTTCCAGAAGGTCGAAAGTGATGCGATCATTACCGATCAGCCGGGGATCATGATCGGGATCCTGGTTGCCGATTGTTATCCGGTCTTGATCCATGATCCGGTCAGGCAGGTCGCGGCTGCCATCCATGCCGGCTGGCGGGGAGCGGCCGCCGGTTTGATCGGCCTGACCATCAAGGCGATGCAGTCACACTTTTCGTGTATTCCGGCCGATATGATGGTCGCCATCGGACCCGGGATCGGTGCACACAAGTACCTGGTTGATCGGCCGGTGCGCGACGCTTTCAGAGACGGCAGCGGTTTCTGGGAGGCGATCAGCTCGGAGTCTTCGCTTGGCCAGTGGCAACTCGATATCGGCCAGAGCTGCCGGATTCAGCTCGAAGCGGCCGGCATCATTGGCGCCAACATAGATGTCGTTCGCGAATGTACCTGCTGTCACCGCGAACTGTTCTTTTCACACCGGCGCGACCAGGGTGTCACCGGCCGCCAACTCGGTTTTGTCATGCTAACGTAA
- a CDS encoding peptidase, with product MFRYLKTGAAVALLVFLLLYIPACQSDRNETAVSTSGRHSGVKPPVETPSAELVATQDAFIDVYAAVMPTVVNISATRMRSPDSIGPLFEHFFGDMFKSRPQPKQEAKSLGSGFVISAEGFILTNEHVVKEAEKIKVRLADGRSLPAEIIGVDPRTDVAVIKVKTGKPLPVAVLGDSANLRVGQWALAIGNPFGLEGTLTVGIISATERANLGIEDYEDFIQTDASINPGNSGGPLLNIHGEVIGINTAIVASGQGIGFAIPINLARLISEQLIEDGEVTRGWLGVSIQPLTDELAASFGLERATGALVNRVLPDSPAAAAGIRRGDVLLRVNGKEVRGVRELQLMVASTRVGQQVEVVVRRDDENIVLKVKVSERSEASVAAMHHPEDRQAGAIGLDVGPAESGEGVAVLAVDSESPAATAGVRAGDVILTINRVVVNDADAFVREAKKVKSGDNIVLLLRRDDKTMYLAFNSL from the coding sequence ATGTTTCGATACCTTAAAACAGGGGCAGCGGTTGCGCTGCTGGTCTTTTTACTCCTTTACATTCCGGCGTGCCAGAGCGACCGCAACGAGACGGCAGTTTCAACTTCAGGGCGCCACTCCGGGGTCAAGCCCCCGGTTGAAACGCCTTCTGCTGAATTGGTCGCAACTCAGGATGCCTTTATCGACGTTTACGCTGCGGTTATGCCGACGGTTGTCAATATCAGCGCGACCCGAATGCGCTCACCGGACAGCATCGGACCTCTGTTTGAACATTTTTTCGGTGATATGTTCAAAAGTCGCCCACAGCCGAAGCAGGAGGCCAAGAGTCTCGGTTCCGGATTCGTGATCAGTGCCGAGGGGTTTATCCTGACCAATGAGCATGTGGTCAAGGAAGCCGAAAAAATCAAGGTGCGGCTGGCTGACGGTCGGTCGCTGCCGGCCGAAATTATCGGTGTTGATCCGCGGACCGATGTTGCGGTAATCAAAGTGAAAACGGGAAAACCGCTGCCGGTGGCGGTTCTCGGCGACTCTGCCAACCTCCGGGTTGGTCAGTGGGCACTTGCGATCGGCAACCCCTTCGGTCTTGAGGGGACGCTGACGGTCGGGATTATCTCGGCGACCGAACGGGCCAACCTCGGGATTGAGGATTATGAAGACTTTATTCAGACCGACGCCTCGATCAACCCGGGCAATTCCGGCGGTCCGCTGCTCAATATCCATGGTGAAGTCATCGGTATCAATACGGCGATCGTCGCATCGGGGCAGGGGATCGGGTTTGCCATTCCAATCAATCTTGCCCGACTTATTTCCGAACAGTTGATCGAAGATGGTGAAGTGACCCGGGGCTGGCTCGGCGTCAGTATTCAGCCGCTGACGGATGAACTGGCTGCCTCGTTCGGACTTGAACGGGCGACCGGTGCCCTGGTCAACCGGGTTCTGCCCGATTCACCGGCTGCAGCGGCCGGAATCAGGCGCGGTGACGTTTTACTCCGGGTCAATGGTAAAGAGGTCCGGGGCGTGCGTGAGCTGCAGCTGATGGTCGCCAGCACCAGGGTTGGTCAGCAGGTTGAGGTGGTCGTTCGGCGCGATGATGAGAACATTGTGCTCAAGGTGAAAGTTTCCGAGCGGAGTGAAGCTTCGGTCGCTGCCATGCATCATCCTGAAGACCGTCAGGCGGGTGCCATCGGTCTTGATGTCGGTCCGGCCGAAAGCGGCGAGGGTGTAGCCGTCCTCGCGGTTGACTCCGAAAGCCCGGCGGCTACGGCCGGGGTCCGGGCCGGCGATGTTATTCTGACGATCAACCGGGTCGTCGTCAATGATGCCGACGCTTTTGTCAGGGAAGCGAAAAAAGTGAAAAGCGGCGACAATATTGTCTTGCTGTTGAGGCGTGATGATAAGACAATGTATCTTGCCTTCAATTCTTTGTGA
- the lipA gene encoding lipoyl synthase has protein sequence MKKGQKRKPDWLKVKVPGGAGYKRIDRYHREQGLNTVCRSAACPNQGECWGNGTATFMILGDRCSRNCGFCNVAHNDLLPPDPDEAKKVASAIAELKLQHAVVTSVTRDDLDDGGARQFCDLVSAIHDMAPDCKIELLIPDLQGNRAALAEILAAGPDILGHNLETVPRLYEKARQGADYNRSLYLLRNAGEIAPHIPTKSGLMLGMGETLPEVEQTLHDLHTTGCSMLTLGQYLAPTRNHLPVARYVTPQEFLELKRLADKLGFAHVEAGPLVRSSYHAEKQLQEAAHGDNN, from the coding sequence ATGAAAAAAGGTCAGAAAAGAAAGCCGGATTGGCTTAAGGTCAAGGTTCCGGGCGGCGCCGGATATAAACGCATCGACCGCTACCATCGTGAACAGGGGCTGAATACCGTCTGCCGCAGTGCCGCCTGCCCGAATCAGGGTGAATGCTGGGGCAACGGAACCGCGACCTTCATGATTCTCGGTGATCGCTGCAGCCGCAATTGCGGTTTCTGCAATGTTGCGCACAACGACCTGCTGCCGCCGGATCCGGACGAGGCAAAAAAAGTCGCCAGTGCCATTGCCGAGCTGAAGCTGCAGCATGCCGTTGTCACATCGGTCACCCGGGATGACCTCGACGATGGTGGTGCCCGACAGTTTTGTGACCTGGTCAGCGCTATCCACGACATGGCTCCGGACTGCAAAATCGAGTTACTGATCCCCGATCTTCAGGGCAACCGGGCGGCTCTGGCAGAAATCCTTGCGGCCGGCCCCGATATCCTTGGCCATAACCTCGAAACAGTGCCCCGGCTTTACGAAAAGGCCCGCCAGGGGGCAGACTACAACCGATCCCTCTACCTGCTACGCAATGCCGGTGAAATCGCTCCGCATATTCCGACAAAATCGGGCCTGATGCTGGGGATGGGTGAAACGTTGCCCGAGGTCGAACAGACTCTGCATGACCTGCACACGACCGGTTGCTCAATGCTGACTCTGGGCCAGTATCTCGCACCGACCCGAAACCATCTGCCGGTGGCGCGCTATGTAACTCCACAGGAGTTCCTGGAACTGAAGCGTCTGGCCGACAAGCTCGGATTTGCCCACGTTGAAGCCGGACCGCTGGTCCGCTCAAGTTATCATGCGGAGAAACAGCTACAGGAGGCTGCTCATGGCGACAACAACTGA
- a CDS encoding Cro/Cl family transcriptional regulator, which yields MDNAREEVKELQIGNKIRKLRQQKRMTLQSLTDATGLSKPLLSQIENDQVIPPLATLLRIAKAFKVGLHTFFEEAGTSKCIYVPAGESRQLSRSSLPSGMTHPYLYHSLAFGKKNRNMEPYIIEFENRELTDDLLVSHQGEEFLFLLEGEVVFHYGEQIIRMRPGDSVYYESGEKHAFVAVSQQRPRGVAVIYADTH from the coding sequence ATGGATAATGCCCGCGAAGAAGTCAAGGAACTGCAAATTGGCAACAAAATCCGCAAGCTGAGACAACAGAAGCGGATGACACTGCAGTCGCTGACCGACGCAACCGGACTTTCCAAACCGCTGTTGTCACAAATCGAAAATGACCAGGTCATTCCACCCCTGGCGACCCTGCTCAGGATTGCCAAGGCTTTCAAAGTTGGTCTGCATACCTTTTTCGAAGAAGCGGGGACCAGCAAATGCATCTACGTGCCGGCCGGCGAAAGCCGCCAGTTATCACGCAGCAGCCTTCCGTCCGGCATGACGCACCCCTACCTCTATCACTCTCTGGCATTCGGTAAAAAGAACCGGAACATGGAGCCGTATATTATTGAGTTCGAAAACCGCGAACTGACCGATGACCTTCTGGTCAGCCACCAGGGTGAGGAGTTTCTTTTTCTGCTGGAAGGAGAAGTTGTTTTCCACTACGGTGAGCAGATTATCCGGATGCGACCGGGCGATTCGGTCTATTACGAGTCGGGTGAAAAACATGCATTTGTCGCCGTCAGCCAGCAGCGTCCGCGTGGAGTCGCTGTCATTTACGCCGACACACATTAA
- a CDS encoding isoprenoid biosynthesis protein ElbB yields the protein MAKIGVILSGCGFYDGSEIYETVLSLTAIDQAGAEAVCMAPDIDQMHVVNHLAGEVAEGETRNVLVESARIVRGDIKDIKDMSVSDFDALILPGGFGVAKNLCDFAVKGPDCTVIPDVARIFRETGAAKKPLAAVCIAPALVAKVLGKSNSPALTIGTDEGTAEALNSMGARHVNCPVREFVVDEENKIVSTPAYMLAATIGEAAEGIDKTVQTLINMI from the coding sequence ATGGCGAAAATCGGTGTTATCCTTTCCGGGTGCGGCTTTTACGACGGCAGTGAAATTTACGAAACCGTCCTCAGCTTGACGGCTATCGACCAGGCAGGAGCCGAAGCGGTCTGCATGGCCCCCGATATCGACCAGATGCACGTTGTTAACCACCTCGCCGGCGAGGTCGCCGAAGGTGAGACGCGCAATGTTCTGGTCGAATCGGCCCGCATTGTCAGAGGCGACATCAAGGACATCAAGGATATGTCGGTCTCTGATTTTGATGCACTGATCCTGCCGGGAGGTTTTGGCGTAGCCAAAAACCTCTGCGACTTTGCCGTCAAAGGTCCGGACTGCACTGTCATCCCGGACGTTGCCAGAATTTTCCGGGAAACCGGCGCCGCAAAAAAGCCCCTGGCGGCCGTCTGCATTGCTCCGGCTCTTGTCGCCAAGGTGCTTGGGAAAAGCAACTCTCCGGCCCTGACGATCGGAACCGATGAAGGCACGGCCGAGGCCCTCAATTCGATGGGTGCCAGGCATGTCAACTGCCCGGTCAGGGAGTTTGTCGTTGACGAAGAGAACAAGATCGTATCGACACCCGCCTATATGCTCGCCGCCACCATAGGTGAAGCGGCTGAAGGAATTGACAAAACGGTACAAACCCTGATCAATATGATCTGA